From Neomonachus schauinslandi chromosome 12, ASM220157v2, whole genome shotgun sequence, the proteins below share one genomic window:
- the TMEM213 gene encoding transmembrane protein 213, with protein sequence MKHLTSAPWAALALGLVFASFHLACLAEVRNSNNTTLTTHHPDPGSLEQCPNVDFCPQAARCCHTGVDEYGWIAAAVGWSLWFLTLILLCVDKLMKLTPDEPKDLQA encoded by the exons ATGAAGCACCTCACCTCTGCACCCTGGGctgccctggccctgggcctGGTCTTTGCCTCCTTCCACTTGGCTTGCTTGGCAG AAGTGAGGAACAGCAACAACACCACCTTGACCACCCACCACCCAGACCCTGGAAGCCTGGAGCAGTGCCCCA ACGTGGATTTCTGCCCCCAAGCGGCTCGGTGTTGCCACACCGGAGTGGACGAATACGGCTGGATCGCGGCCGCCGTGGGCTGGAGCCTGTGGTTCCTCACCCTCATCCTGCTCTGCGTGGACAAACTGATGAAGCTCACTCCAGATGAGCCCAAGGATTTGCAAGCATGA